In Anser cygnoides isolate HZ-2024a breed goose chromosome 23, Taihu_goose_T2T_genome, whole genome shotgun sequence, the following are encoded in one genomic region:
- the TMEM240 gene encoding transmembrane protein 240 isoform X3 — translation MDMNALLDRFHNYILPHLRGEDRVCHCNCGRHHVHYVIPYDGDQSVVDSSENYFVTDNVTKQEIDLMLGLLLGFCISWFLVWMDGVLHYAVRAWRTSRRYDNSWSWIPKFCNLKEFRKRHHRQYEEATGNMVHIKQKLYHNGHPSPRHL, via the exons ATGGACATGAATGCGTTGCTGGACAGATTTCACAATTACATCCTCCCGCATCTCAGAGGGGAAGACCGAGTTTGTCACTGCAACTGTGGAAG GCATCACGTCCATTATGTTATTCCGTATGATGGGGATCAGTCAGTGGTGGACTCCTCGGAGAATTACTTTGTGACTGACAATGTAACGAAGCAAGAGATTGATCTGATGCTGGGACTTTTGCTGGGCTTTTGTATAAGCTGGTTTCTGGTCTGGATGGATGGGGTTCTCCACTACGCGGTGCGAGCCTGGAGAACCAGCCGGCGGTATG ACAATTCCTGGTCTTGGATTCCAAAATTTTGTAACTTAAAGGAGTTCAGAAAACGTCACCACAGGCAGTACGAGGAGGCGACTGGGAACATGGTGCACATCAAACAGAAGCTGTACCATAACGGGCACCCCAGCCCGCGGCACCTCTGA
- the TMEM240 gene encoding transmembrane protein 240 isoform X1, whose amino-acid sequence MTASVSGNQTGVNVLFHHPELTRCLGYGLLQAIACLMDMNALLDRFHNYILPHLRGEDRVCHCNCGRHHVHYVIPYDGDQSVVDSSENYFVTDNVTKQEIDLMLGLLLGFCISWFLVWMDGVLHYAVRAWRTSRRYDNSWSWIPKFCNLKEFRKRHHRQYEEATGNMVHIKQKLYHNGHPSPRHL is encoded by the exons ATGACTGCTTCAGTCTCTGGCAATCAAACTGGAGTCAATGTTTTATTCCATCATCCAGAGTTGACCAGATGCCTTGGTTATGGGCTCTTACAGGCAATAGCTTGCTTGATGGACATGAATGCGTTGCTGGACAGATTTCACAATTACATCCTCCCGCATCTCAGAGGGGAAGACCGAGTTTGTCACTGCAACTGTGGAAG GCATCACGTCCATTATGTTATTCCGTATGATGGGGATCAGTCAGTGGTGGACTCCTCGGAGAATTACTTTGTGACTGACAATGTAACGAAGCAAGAGATTGATCTGATGCTGGGACTTTTGCTGGGCTTTTGTATAAGCTGGTTTCTGGTCTGGATGGATGGGGTTCTCCACTACGCGGTGCGAGCCTGGAGAACCAGCCGGCGGTATG ACAATTCCTGGTCTTGGATTCCAAAATTTTGTAACTTAAAGGAGTTCAGAAAACGTCACCACAGGCAGTACGAGGAGGCGACTGGGAACATGGTGCACATCAAACAGAAGCTGTACCATAACGGGCACCCCAGCCCGCGGCACCTCTGA
- the TMEM240 gene encoding transmembrane protein 240 isoform X2 — protein MSMNANTMIFMILGASIVMAIACLMDMNALLDRFHNYILPHLRGEDRVCHCNCGRHHVHYVIPYDGDQSVVDSSENYFVTDNVTKQEIDLMLGLLLGFCISWFLVWMDGVLHYAVRAWRTSRRYDNSWSWIPKFCNLKEFRKRHHRQYEEATGNMVHIKQKLYHNGHPSPRHL, from the exons ATGTCCATGAATGCAAACACCATGATTTTCATGATCCTGGGCGCCTCTATCGTTATG GCAATAGCTTGCTTGATGGACATGAATGCGTTGCTGGACAGATTTCACAATTACATCCTCCCGCATCTCAGAGGGGAAGACCGAGTTTGTCACTGCAACTGTGGAAG GCATCACGTCCATTATGTTATTCCGTATGATGGGGATCAGTCAGTGGTGGACTCCTCGGAGAATTACTTTGTGACTGACAATGTAACGAAGCAAGAGATTGATCTGATGCTGGGACTTTTGCTGGGCTTTTGTATAAGCTGGTTTCTGGTCTGGATGGATGGGGTTCTCCACTACGCGGTGCGAGCCTGGAGAACCAGCCGGCGGTATG ACAATTCCTGGTCTTGGATTCCAAAATTTTGTAACTTAAAGGAGTTCAGAAAACGTCACCACAGGCAGTACGAGGAGGCGACTGGGAACATGGTGCACATCAAACAGAAGCTGTACCATAACGGGCACCCCAGCCCGCGGCACCTCTGA